In Pristis pectinata isolate sPriPec2 chromosome 2, sPriPec2.1.pri, whole genome shotgun sequence, the sequence tccaggtcattaatttaaatagtaaataattgaaggCCAATAACTgattgctttgaatcggtggactggaccatatttcAGGGATTCATcgtcggatctgaatgaatatgcctcAGCTgccaccgacttcatcaagacctgcatggatgagtgtgtgccttagAAAATGGTacaagtcttcccaaaccagacgccctggatgaaccaggagattcgcagtctgctgagggctagatctgtggcgttcaagaccagcgatccagaactctacaagaagtccaggtatgaccaacagaaggccattgtgagaacaAGAAAGCAATTCCgtgtgaagctagagacacaagtggatgcacgacagctgtggcagggtttgcaatGCCactacttcctataaggcaagatctaacagcataaatggcagtgatgcttcactccctgatgagctcaatgccttttatgcacgctttgaaagggaaaataacactacacctgtgcgaatctccacagcatctggcgaccctgtgaccTTTGTCTTGGAAGCTGAtgtcagaatatccttcaagagggtgaacccttacaaggcatcaggccctgatggtgtacctgagagggtactgaaaatctgtgccagcgaactggctggagtgttcaaggacatcttcaacctctcactgctgcagtcggaggttcccacctgcttcaaaaaggcatcaatcatactgatgcccaagaagagcagggtgagctgcctcaatgactatcgcctggtagcactcacatccactgtgatgaagtgctttgagaggttggtcatggctaaagttaactcctgcctgagcaaggaccaggACCCacagcaatttgcctaccaccacaacaggtctgcggcggatgcaatctcactggctcttcactcagctttggagtacctaaacaacagcaatacatgcatcaggctgctgtttatcaattacagctcgacattcaacactatcatcccctcagtactaatcaacaagcttcaaaacctgggcctctgtacctctctctgcaactggatatttgacttcctcattgggagaccacagtcagtgtggatcagtaacatCCCCTCCTCAttgataatcaacacaggtgcacctcaaggatgcgtgcttagcctactgctctattctctctacactcatgactgtgtggctaggcacagctcaaatggcatctataaattcactgatgacaccactgttgttggcagtatctcagatggcgacaaggaggcgtacaggagtgagatagatcggctggttgagtggtgtcataacaacaacctcacactcaacatcagcaagaccaaggaactgattgtggacttcaggaaggggaagtcgggagaacacacaccagtcctcattgatagctcagcagtggaaagggtgagcagcttcaagttcctgggtgtcaacatctcagaggatctgtcctggacgcaacacattgatgcaatcacgaataaggcacaccagcggttctaattcattaggagtttgaggagatttggtatgtcataaaagattcttgcaaatttctatagatttacggtggagagcattctgactggttgcatcactgcctaatATGGAGGCTCTGATGTGCAGGATCGCAAAAGAgtattgtagactcagccagcttcatcatgggcacaccctccccaccagtgaGCACGTCTTCAAGAAGcgatgcttcaagaaggcggcatcgatcattaaggacgctcaccatccgtgacatgccctcttctcattactaccatcagggaggaggtacaggagcctggagacccacactcaatgttttaggaacagcttcttcccctctgccatcagatttctgaacggtccatgaacccatgaactctacctcgttattcctcttcagaactattttatttattttatggtaacttatagtaatttttatgtcttgcactgtactgctgccgcaaaacaacaaatttcacgacttatgtcagtgataataaacctgattctgattcttattctgatccCTGGGGTACCTCACTAGTTTAGGAAAGAAGTGAAGGCCATAGAAAGGTTGCATAGAGATTTACTATAATGATTTACATGGATAGACTGAAACTGGGGTTCTTATAACAAAGGGGATCTGAcacagatatttaaaatcaagaaGACTCTAAACATAGAGCCTCTGCCCATTGATGGAAAGGTCAAGAGCCAGAGAACATAGGATGAATGTGATGGCAAATCAGGGACAAACAATGTTATGCAGCATAGTTAGCATTTGGAATACCCTGCCAAGAGAAACAGTGGAGGTAATTTCTATTGTGGCATTCAAAATGGAACTGTATATTTTcaagaaagaggaaaaataaataagggGCCCTGAGGGGAGGGCATAGAAGTGAGACCAGCTGGATTGGACTCGATCAGTTGAGCGGTCTACTTCTGTGATTACTTCCAGACAGACATGTGCAATGTTTTCAAAACatgatgaaaaataaatgctggccttcctagcaatgcccacatctcagtaaaattaattaaagaggacaatatgggggAACACTATagatgaactgagagatccactccctactgaaggagaggactgctgcacacaaatctggtgatcctgacctgtacaagaaatcgagatatgaccttcggaaagctatcagggatgccaagagacaataccgactcaaaatagagtcccagaccagccgtcagttatggcagggcttacatgccataacaggctacaagacgaagacgggctgcatagctaacaacagcgcatcccttcctgatgagcttaacgcattctatgcgtgttttgaacagaaggaaagtggattgacaccacccaccctgacagcctccaatgcaactgaaccggtggtcaccattgaggacgtaaatCAGTCTTTCAgaaagtgaacacgaggaaagcatctggcccagatggtgtccctggctgtgtgctcagatcttgtgctgatcagctggcagaagtatttgcagacatgtttaacctctccctgcttcaatctcaggttcccacctgttttaagaagaccactatcatgctggtaccgaagaaaagcaaggtaacatgccttaatgactaccaaccagtgtcTCTGACATacaccatcacgaagtgctttgagaggctggtcatggtacgcatcaactccagcctcccagacaacctcggcccactgcaatttgcctatcgccgaaacaggtctacagcagacgccatctacctggccctacgctcagctctggagcatctggacagtaaggacacttacgttagactattgtttattgactacagctctgccttcaatataataatcccaaacaaacttatcaccaaactccgagacctaggactcaacacctccctctgtaaatggatccttgactttctaaccaacagactgcaatcagtgaggataggcagcaatacctccagcacgattattctcagcactggtgccccacaaggctgcgtcctcacccCCTACTCTACtacctatacactcacgactatgtggccagattctgctctaactccatctacaagtttgcagatgacaccaccattgtaggccgtatctcaaacagcaatgagtcggagtacaggaaggagatagagagcttagtggaatggtgtcatgactacAACTTTTCcgtcaatgttaacaaaacaaaagagctggtcattgacttcaggaaagggggcggtgtacatgcacctgtctacatcaacggtgctgaggtcgagagggttgagagcttcaagttcctgggagtgaacatcaacaacagtctgtcctggtcaaatcacgtagatgccacggccaagaaagctcaccagcgcctctacttcctcaggaggctaaagaaattcagtttgtcccctttgacactcaccaacttttatcgatgcaccatagaaagcatcctatctggatgtatcacggcttggtacggcaactgctctgcccaggaccacaagaaactgcagagagttgtggacacagcccagcgcatcacgggcaccagcctcccctccttggactctgtctttacctctcgtggtcttggtgaagcagccagcataatcaaagaccccacccacccgggacattctctcttctctcatcttccatcaggtagaagatacaggagcctgaggtcacgtaccaccagacttaaggacagcttctaccccactgtgataagactattgaacagttcctttatatgatgagatggactataacctcacgatctaccttgttatgaccttgcaccttattgcactacactttctctgtagctgtgacactttactctgtactgtcattgtttttacctgtactacatcaatgcactctgtactaactcaatgtaactgcattgtgtagtgaattgacctgtagaatcggtatgcaagacaaatttttcattgtacctctgtacaagtgacaataataaaccaataccaataccatttgctGACACTGACAAGTCTTCTCTTGTAATATCATTATGAAGCAGCAGAGGGAGAAAGATACCACCAAATCACTTTCTGAATAACCAGCTCACCActtggaatttgttttttttgcattaattttacattcaattttttttaacattcatttGGAAGGTATGTTAATCTGTTCTGTGCTCTTTACCTTCTGACATTTGGGTTCGTTTCCGGTTCTGACTGATAGGACAGAAGTCATTCCCTGCTGGTTTACTTATTTTTTGGATAGGTATGGTTTGTTTGAGGTAGATATTGGGCTAATAATATACTAAAATTGTGGGAAGTGTTTTTATACCCAATATTATTTGATGACAATTCCCTAACTGAAGAAACCCACCAACCTTCTTGAACATGTGTTTTAAACTGTTATATAAAATTAAGATTATGTAAATCGATCATTTTAGAACATGGGTTGCTGAACTTGCCTGAGCTTGGAGAGGAGTTATGGTTGAAGTAGTTTTTAAGAATTGATACTGAAACATGAAAGCTTATTCTTTGCCTTTAACTTGATGTTCTGCGCACTTCACAGTATAAACAGAATCTTAGCACCATCGCCACCACGTTGAAAACTTCCATGTATGATGACACCTGTCCAGTTTTCAGGCTGCAGTCGGAGAAAGAGAGACCACAGGAGGAGGTAGCTTGCCTCCGAGCAGATTTTGTACCAGGTTCTTGTCGCATCATGAAAGAGTTGTTTGCTGATAAAAAACCTGCCAACTGTTCCCACCAGTTCTCGGATGTGATTTGTACGATTACGGTATGAATTTTAAATTATGTAGATAAACAACCTCTCGGCACCTGCAAGGAACGTTTATTAAAATGATTAACTCTGTAAAAACACTACTGGAATGAATAGTCAAATTTGGGTAGAATATTTTTTAACTGAGAAGTTGAGTTGAATGGCCATTGATAGCTGTACAGAGAGCTAAGATTGAAAACAATAAAAAAGAATTATTGATAAACCAGAaaaatgctcgaaacactcaATAGGTTAGACAGTATatatggggagagaaatggaatgAGCAATAAGAGGGCATCGTACAATATACTTTAAAGTTCCCATCAGTGTTGGCTTTTGGCCGTTTGTGCACACCTTTTGATTGAATACTGCATGGATATTTGATATGTGTGTCTTTTGGCCTCAAAACATCTCTTCAACCACCCACAATATTTAGCTGAAAGTCTAAAATCTCATTATGTGACTTTTCCAAAAGCGAAAGACAACAGAACTGCTTGGAACCACAACACTGTACTCTAAGTTGCAGGAGGTTCAGGTCCTCTGATGAGTTCTTGACCTGTGCTGATGTTAGCCAGGCTGTTAGTTAGAGTGCACAGCAATTTCATCCTCCATTTGCAGGCTaatgtggttggggggggggaggtggtggcggcggtggtggtggggagcTTTGTTTTACTGGACTTCATGGGAAGTTTTGGACTTACCAACATTGAGATGACTAAAAGCCAGTGCTTCTTTTGTGGGTGGAGGGTTAGCTAAGACTACTTGTTGCATCTTAACCATTAACCAACTAAGTATAGAATGGAAACTAAATTGGAATGTTTCTTGTCTGTGTGGTTCTATTATTTACTGCTTGATCCTTCACACAGGAAGCTTTGTGGTGGGAATTTTAATACTTGCAATTTACATCTTTCTCTTCTTGTTTTCTCAAAGCAATATAATCTTGAAAAGCCTCAAGCAACCTGTCGGCATGATCTGTGCAGCGAATCATCCTCTGTAGTAATAGGATTGTACAATGAAGAGGTGGGTGTTAATCAGTGGCTGAAGTTTAAGTCCACAATGGAAGTAGTGACGTTTATTAATCAAGAGCTGCTAATGGATTGGAGGACCTATCACCATGGTTACTGTTTTATACGTTGCCTCAGCCACGATGGGAGGAAGATGTCACAGCTTCTTATTCTACCTCCTGTTTTGCGTGCAGATCACAGATCtgctaacaaacttaaaaatGAGCCTTCATTGAATGTGAATATTTTACTCATGGATTCTGTATCCAGGCACCATTTTTATAGAAGTCTGCCAAAAACCATTGatgcattcagaaatctgaatacTAATGTGTTCAAAACTGGACAAGTATTTGACTTTGAACTGGTTCAAGGTATAAAAAGCCGGACATTTGAGTCTCTTCAGGCTCTGTTTGGTGGCGAGTCTTTCAATCCACTTAAACCATTCAGTTCATTTGATCTGCCACCAAAGGCTGTGGATTTCAACAAAACACTTGGAAGCTTTAAAAGATTTGGATATGAGACTTTAtatttggaggacatgtgctggAAGTGGGATTGGGGTTTGGTGAAAGAACTGAGAGCTCTTAAGAAAAAAGCACCATTTTCAGAAAGATCACAGCTGCTTTTGGAAGCAGCCAAGAGAAGTGgaattgacaggatggatgtctCATATTCTAGCTGTGATATTCTTCAAGAAAATGGGGTGAAGGATATGTTTCATGGACCTGCTGCTCTATGTTACAATGGTATCCATCAACACACCTACCTCTTACAGTATATTGAGTACTTTATCACTCGTTTCTCATTCCTGCAAAAACCCTTTTTCAGCTTTCTTATGTTGGACTCCAATCATGAAGATACAGGTCTCAGGTTAAAACAAGTAGATGAAGACCTGGCTAAACATGTAACTTTCTTAGCTGATCAACAAAACACTCTGACCTTCATTCTTTCAGACCATGGCAATAATTATGGGCAGTTTGTTTCAATGACTACAGAATCTCAAATAGAGTTATTCCACACTATGCTTTTTGTCATTGTCCCAGATACAGCAGCTGTCTTGCTGGGTGAAGAGAAGATTCAATCCTTGCATACAAACCAACACAGGTTGATCAGTCTCCTTGATATTCATCATACCTTACAAGGTCTTTTGCCACATGCTGGGGTCATGAAAGAGAATGGTGTTGAAtatgggataaatattgatgGATTGCTGAGTCCAGTTTCTCCAAGTAGGACCTGTGACAGCATTCCAAGGATTCCTCCAAACTTTTGCATCTGCCAAGACTTTGAAAAACCGGTAGTGAGTGATTCTAGTTTTGCTTTGTTTGCTGAATTTGCACTTGGTCAAATGAACCATGAAATACTTCAACAACAGATAACTGCAAAAAGAATTCTCAAAGGATACCAGGCCTGCCAAAAATTAATTGGTATTAGATTTGACAATGTGAAAATACGTGAAGAGCACAGAAATGAGACTGTTGTGAAACTTGACCTTTATGTAAAGGGTTCAGAAATTACAGGCCATCAGGAAGAAAAATACTTAGTAGTTATAGACTTCAATATTCAGGGTGATGCTTCAATGACTTTAGTAGGATTTGACCGTTTGACTCCATACAGCCCTTATGAGATTTGTGCTAATCATGATGTTGATTTAAGATTGTGCATTTGTGATTTAGAAAATGTCCATGAAGCATCCATTCCATATTGGAAGAATACTTTGACCTCATCAGTGTCTTGGATTGAGAGTAATTTCAGTTCAATTCATGAGAATTGTCTGTACCTCGTCAAAAGGCAGTATAGATCAGGTGTTGTTCTGGCAGTGTTTAATGCCTGCCCACATTTGCACTATGACATTGAATTTGACTTCCTGACTGTAAATATGTATTCTTCATCTGTGATGCCTGTAAATATGACACTTTGGTCAGGATCAGAAGAGCTCTTGACTGTTGGATTTCAGAAAACTAAGGGAAAAATCTGGAAGTATAAATATTCTTTGAATTACAGAGCATTCACTTTATAGATTAAACCACATACTAGATCTCCGTTAAGgaaaacatcttcaattgaatGAAATATTTGCTGCAACATCTATTCCAATGTGAATTCGGATAACCTTTACACTTGTAGTTAATGTGTAGTGTATGCCTAGGCATTGAAATCAGGACCACAGAAAAGAACCCTACTTCTAGGACATAAATCCCAAACCTGCAACACAAACTATTTAAGAATAGAAACACAGGCATGTGACACAAGTCCTGAGTGTTTTTTCTTAATGACGAGAAAAACATTTGAATAGCTTGTGAAGGCAGATTTTTGGGAAAGCTGTTTTGAACTATTTATGACTTTGTTTCAGTTCTATGGATTAAAACCTCTTTGTTTTTGTCCCCTATTTTGGCATCTGGTGAATCCTTATGTCAGTCATCAAATAGATTGCATCCTTTCAGTTGTCTGGTTATAGCAGGACTTGTGCAAGATTTCTAGCTCATCCTAGGAACTTGTCCCTTCCCTTATCCTTAAGTTGATTGCTGTGCATCATAGTGCTTTCCTTTTGGGTTTTCTGAAGACTTTGGGTCAAATCGACAAAACTGGAAGGGACCAGCTAAACTTTAAATCAATAAATCCTGTTAAATGAAGAAGAATAAGACAAGTATTGATCTTCTCACTGGACCCTCCCAATATCCTGACTCTTCCAATCCTCTCCCAACTTCCACATCATTCCCTGTTATTATTCACCCCCCTCAAAATCTACTCCCAACTCCACTGTGATCTTCTCTTCCTGATCAAATCCTTGCTTCACTCTTCTCCCCAGTGTTGCTCACCCCGCTAAGAAATGGTGGGATgtagtgaacatagaacactacagcacagtatgggcccttcggcccacaatgttgtgctgacattttatcctgctaaattttattttatctatCTAATattttatctatctaacccttccctcccacatagccctccatttctctgtcattcatgtggctatctaagagtctcttaaatgtccctaatgtatatgcccccacaagctctgctggcagtgcgtttcacacacccaccactctctgtgtaaaaaaaacttagctctgacatccccttataccttcatccaatcaccttaaaattatgcccctcatgttagccattttcaccctgggaaaacgtctctgactgtccactcgatctatgcctcttatcatcttgtacacctctatcaaatcacctctcatcctcctcgtctccaaagagaaaagctgtagctcactcaacctatcctgtgAAAGTGAGGCCAAGTGTGTGGTTTGTGCACAAGTGAACACATGAAGCTCAGAGGCAGCACAATTGTAGAACTTTGGTCCTTTTGCCCCTGCACAACAGCGGCATCAGTTTGCTGTGGGGAAACAAGCATTGAAATATTTCCAGGCCGATGTTTTTTCCTTCTGGAGTATTAATGGAGAGCCTCTTCTGATGGCTTTCAGAATAAATTGTTAGCAAGTGGGTACCCTCTACATTCCATTGCACTCAAACTGTAAGCTTTTTGGATCTTAGCAGCTTCAGAGCTAAGACCAGGAATACGACCAGAATGATGCCAGATTCCTGGCAGTGAGAGGGAGTCCTGACTCTCTTGTATCCCAACCGTGCTCAACTCTGGGTCTCATAGCAAAGTCAGAAGTGGCCCGAGAACAAAAGAATTTTAAGATTAGCTTTGAAGGCCAAAGAAACTGAGAAGTTTGAGAAGGTGTTCacaggccgtccccaggttatggcagggttccattcccgtgaactgttcataagccgaagtttgcaagtcagaaatgtggccacaaatcaagttccacatggcagaagatgctggCAGTCCCATAGAAGATGGCAAATCCATACCACTGGTCTCCAAAACACACTTTCgtgtgtatgggctgtacataaggcGAGCCTTCATgagctgggaaggacctgtaatgAAATGAAGCAAATCCGTCAATCAAAACCATTACTTCTGCAGAATTTGTATAATTTCCTGTTGGGTCTTTCCTCCTCATtttattccctgaagcaaagggtttctttctccactgtttCCTCAAAGGAAATCATGGACAATTTCAGGAGTTGGTGAGATTGGCATGAGGTCTGTGGATAAAGGCAACTATTGTGCTGGAACTGGAAACTTATTTGGTCTTACACAATTGATAACTGGTAAATGCGCAGGTTTTTTTCTCAAACAGCTGGACCAGTATATTCCAAAATTACTGTGCAAGCTGTCCAAGTGCAAAAACCATAAGAGTTACAGAACTGGAACTGTACATTTCACTATCCGACTTTATAAGCTGAAAAATTAACAGTTGAATATGCTGAGAGAACACGAGCACTGGTTCCCTACAGCATTTACTTTAAAAGTAATGTATGTGTGACACACGTTGACCTAATCTTTCTTCATTTGTTAAACTAAATTCACttagcatttttattttggaaattcTTTATAACCAACTAACTTGGAATTCATTCAAATATGATCTCTTAACATTGATAGGACTGAACGTGGGATgaagaataagaaaaataaatgggaatCAGAGTGctggaaatgaaataaatttgacTTGCTTCAGTGATTAGATTTTAAAGTTCAAAGATTTTTGAAACG encodes:
- the LOC127566507 gene encoding uncharacterized protein LOC127566507, whose translation is MISRRSRRRCTWCLLLCCAFLSLACLQFCFLEVSTQTHHTLGHANKDKTTAYKQNLSTIATTLKTSMYDDTCPVFRLQSEKERPQEEVACLRADFVPGSCRIMKELFADKKPANCSHQFSDVICTITQYNLEKPQATCRHDLCSESSSVVIGLYNEEVGVNQWLKFKSTMEVVTFINQELLMDWRTYHHGYCFIRCLSHDGRKMSQLLILPPVLRADHRSANKLKNEPSLNVNILLMDSVSRHHFYRSLPKTIDAFRNLNTNVFKTGQVFDFELVQGIKSRTFESLQALFGGESFNPLKPFSSFDLPPKAVDFNKTLGSFKRFGYETLYLEDMCWKWDWGLVKELRALKKKAPFSERSQLLLEAAKRSGIDRMDVSYSSCDILQENGVKDMFHGPAALCYNGIHQHTYLLQYIEYFITRFSFLQKPFFSFLMLDSNHEDTGLRLKQVDEDLAKHVTFLADQQNTLTFILSDHGNNYGQFVSMTTESQIELFHTMLFVIVPDTAAVLLGEEKIQSLHTNQHRLISLLDIHHTLQGLLPHAGVMKENGVEYGINIDGLLSPVSPSRTCDSIPRIPPNFCICQDFEKPVVSDSSFALFAEFALGQMNHEILQQQITAKRILKGYQACQKLIGIRFDNVKIREEHRNETVVKLDLYVKGSEITGHQEEKYLVVIDFNIQGDASMTLVGFDRLTPYSPYEICANHDVDLRLCICDLENVHEASIPYWKNTLTSSVSWIESNFSSIHENCLYLVKRQYRSGVVLAVFNACPHLHYDIEFDFLTVNMYSSSVMPVNMTLWSGSEELLTVGFQKTKGKIWKYKYSLNYRAFTL